In the genome of Amyelois transitella isolate CPQ chromosome 25, ilAmyTran1.1, whole genome shotgun sequence, one region contains:
- the LOC106137153 gene encoding dual specificity protein phosphatase CDC14A: protein MDESDVIISSTEIIKDRLYFATLKSGYKPKPTRNSKYFHIEDDIVYENFYFDFGPYHLCHLYQFCKKLREELDKSPKKKIVFYTSDDKTLRLNAAYLIGSYQIIYLEGNPAVVYQQLTEGSDWSLLNFRDASGGPPLFGISLLDVLHGIKVAHDAGFFNFDHFDAEQYLFYEKVENGDLNWIVPGKMLAFSGPHHRSRLDRGYPLHSPEHYHDYFRRHNVTTIVRLNKKSYDARQFTSHGFEHRELFFVDGSVPSDLIVNRFIRISEAAKGAVAVHCKAGLGRTGTLIACYMMKHHGFTAREAISWLRVCRPGSVIGHQQWFLENVQPRMHAEGEAFRRRHNITSFPVFARGIYCDLPPEGAAKEDDKPVSLQTILHNNKNATNKLDNANVLNANETDSENNVTTVIAKYKTIPSPMLPKTVFTPKMNYMMPTNNIRNSNNTNLKPQPRIINNTLKSYASKTSTFPPTRSANSQAKLTNAKPFTGKSSFHGQRANLARPALGYTHGSSPLKTFTRKTVAAKITNSDTTVTSTLNNVTSTLSALTENCHLNGKRLPSEPNLKTVTQTKSSPGNMTRKKLIVRSNSNSRKKLPKSNLPKSGLESTQDLSSSDTNVTNISADSLETPFRFRRKRDKSNSPEPMDIISNSVITADVTPDNFEETNNSQGNKLYKIKALRKKCPAFGVSLLKKDGVQTRSSSCASSSTVKKK from the exons ATGGATGAAAGTGATGTTATAATATCGTCCACAGAAATCATAAAAG ACAGACTGTACTTCGCCACCCTGAAATCCGGTTACAAGCCGAAGCCGACACGCAACAGCAAATACTTCCACATTGAAGATGACATCGTCTACGAGAACTTCTACTTCGACTTCGGCCCCTACCACCTGTGCCATTTGTACCAGTTCTGCAAGAAACTACGCGAAGAATTGGATAAGAGTCCGAAGAAAAAGATCGTGTTCTACACCAGCGATGATAAAACCCTCAGACTCAATGCTGCCTACCTTATTGGGAGTTATCAG ATAATATACTTAGAAGGCAACCCCGCAGTAGTGTACCAGCAGTTGACGGAGGGTTCTGATTGGTCGCTGCTGAACTTCCGCGACGCGTCAGGCGGCCCCCCACTCTTCGGCATCTCGCTATTGGACGTGCTGCACGGCATCAAGGTCGCTCATGACGCTGGCTTCTTCAACTTCGACCATTTTGATGCGGAGCAGTACTTGTTCTATGAG AAAGTCGAGAACGGCGATTTAAACTGGATAGTCCCCGGCAAGATGTTGGCGTTCTCCGGCCCCCACCACCGCTCGCGGCTCGACCGCGGCTACCCCCTCCACAGCCCCGAGCACTACCACGACTACTTCCGCCGACACAACGTCACGACCATCGTGCGACTGAACAAGAAGTCGTACGACGCCAGGCAGTTCACGTCGCACGGCTTCGAACATAGAGAGCTGTTCTTCGTGGATGGCTCTGTGCCGTCAGATCTGATTGTTAATCGGTTTATAAGGATTTCGGAGGCTGCTAAGGGAGCAGTTGCTGTTCACTGCAAAG CCGGTCTAGGCCGCACCGGCACGCTGATAGCCTGCTACATGATGAAGCACCACGGCTTCACAGCCCGCGAGGCCATCAGCTGGCTGCGCGTCTGCCGGCCCGGCTCCGTCATCGGGCACCAGCAGTGGTTCCTGGAGAA CGTCCAACCTCGTATGCACGCGGAAGGCGAGGCGTTCCGGCGGCGACACAACATCACTTCGTTCCCCGTCTTCGCCCGCGGCATCTACTGCGATCTACCGCCAGAGGGCGCCGCTAAGGAGGACGATAAACCCGTGTCGCTGCAAACTATACTACATAACAACAAGAATGCCACGAATAAG TTGGACAACGCGAACGTTTTGAACGCCAACGAAACGGACTCCGAAAACAACGTGACCACAGTGATCGCCAAATACAAGACGATACCCTCGCCCATGCTGCCGAAGACGGTGTTCACGCCCAAGATGAACTACATGATGCCGACAAACAACATCAGAAACTCCAACAACACCAACCTCAAGCCGCAGCCGAGGATCATCAACAACACGCTGAAATCCTACGCGTCGAAAACGTCTACTTTCCCGCCAACAAGAAGTGCCAATTCCCAAGCTAAGTTGACTAATGCCAAACCATTCACAGGTAAGAGCAGTTTTCACGGCCAAAGAGCCAATCTGGCGCGGCCGGCCTTAGGATACACTCACGGCTCTAGCCCTTTGAAAACCTTTACCAGGAAAACTGTCGCCGCCAAAATCACTAACAGCGACACGACGGTAACTAGCACGCTGAACAACGTTACGTCGACGTTGTCGGCGCTCACTGAGAACTGCCATCTGAACGGCAAACGGCTGCCGTCTGAACCCAATTTGAAAACTGttacacaaacaaaatctAGCCCGGGCAATATGACGCGAAAGAAACTTATAGTAAGATCTAATTCTAACTCCCGTAAGAAACTCCCCAAAAGTAATCTTCCCAAAAGTGGACTCGAGTCCACTCAGGACCTGTCTTCCAGTGACACCAACGTCACCAACATATCGGCCGATTCTCTCGAAACCCCCTTCAGGTTTAGAAGGAAAAGGGACAAATCTAACAGTCCGGAACCTATGGATATCATTTCAAATTCGGTCATAACGGCCGATGTCACACCCGACAATTTCGAGGAGACGAATAACTCGCAAGGCAACAAACTATACAAAATAAAGGCGCTAAGGAAAAAGTGCCCAGCGTTCGGTGTAAGTTTACTGAAGAAAGACGGCGTTCAAACTCGGTCGAGTAGTTGCGCGAGTAGCTCGACCGTTAAAAAGAAATGA
- the LOC106137141 gene encoding uncharacterized protein LOC106137141 isoform X2 yields MIKSITEAMKIGFIGGGRLAFALANGFISAGLAKAEEITASCHPSDTVSAEAFKKLGATAIFENKPVVERSEVVIISVKPDVVRAALEDVKDLPDSKKKLFISVAMGVSTATIEKALPSEARVIRVMPNTPALVKQGAAALSRGSRASAEDAKIAGALFRAVGTCDEVPEYQMDAVTALSGSGPAYIYMLIEALAEGGVRCGLPRDLALRLASQTTLGAATMVREGHPAVLKDNVTSPAGSTAEGTYHLEKNGFRAALIGAVSAAADRCKVVNQQLNN; encoded by the exons CAATAACTGAAGCCATGAAGATAGGCTTTATCGGAGGAGGCAGGCTGGCGTTTGCCCTGGCCAACGGGTTTATTTCAGCTG gtttGGCCAAGGCCGAAGAAATTACGGCGAGTTGTCACCCCAGCGATACAGTCAGTGCTGAAGCATTTAAG AAACTCGGAGCGACGGCCATCTTTGAAAACAAACCCGTAGTGGAGCGTTCGGAAGTGGTGATCATATCGGTGAAGCCCGACGTGGTGAGGGCCGCTCTGGAGGATGTCAAGGACCTCCCGGACTCTAAGAAGAAGCTGTTCATATCGGTCGCCATGGGAGTCTCCACGGCTACCATTGAAAag GCCTTGCCATCAGAGGCTCGCGTGATCAGAGTAATGCCCAACACCCCAGCGCTGGTCAAACAAGGTGCCGCAGCCCTGAGTCGAGGTTCCAGGGCTTCGGCCGAAGACGCCAAGATAGCAGGCGCGTTGTTCCGAGCCGTTGGCACTTGTGACGAGGTGCCAGAGTATCAGATGGACGCGGTTACCGCTCTGAGTGGCAGTGGACCCGCTTAT ATATACATGCTGATAGAAGCCCTAGCGGAGGGCGGGGTCCGCTGCGGGCTCCCCCGGGATCTCGCCCTTCGCTTGGCCTCGCAGACCACGCTGGGCGCCGCCACCATGGTCAGGGAAGGCCACCCCGCAGTCCTCAAGGACAACGTCACAAGCCCGGCCGGCTCCACAGCGGAGGGCACTTACCATTTAGAGAAAAATG gatTTAGAGCCGCTCTTATCGGTGCAGTGTCCGCCGCTGCCGACCGATGCAAAGTAGTCAATCAACagttaaataattag
- the LOC106137154 gene encoding delta(24)-sterol reductase, protein MAAVQTEGLLEYILVQHRWIICLLALLPMSGIWKFWSIVRNYVVFKIRSAPKMHHRKVKDVQNQVKQWLASDHGTHMCTARPSWETMSFRHGLYKKTYTNINVNLVDILEVDAKKMTVRCEPLVTMGQLSRTLQPLGLALAVVPELDQLTVGGMVMGTGVETSSHIFGLFQHICLQYELVLPDGSVVTCSKEDKPDLFYAVPWSHGTLGFLTSVVLQVVPAKKYVRVQYESYTNTTELAARFSQECNAPNPHQFVEGIMFTKDTGVVMTGDMVDEIGPDGIYNPIGRWYSEWFFKQVERHLQNHILGFKRPVVEYIPLRDYYHRHTKSLFWEIQDIVPFGNNIIFRFLLGWLMPPEVSLLKLTQFEAITKLYEKAHVFQDMLLPIDHMETAINKFHEIFEVYPIWLCPFRLRNEPGLLRVKNGARSQMYVDVSLYGVPKAKGYETVPSHRRAEEFVAGHNGFQMLHADIFTTREEFRRMFDHTLYDKVRETLPYCKEAFPDVYGKVNRSVRK, encoded by the exons ATGGCGGCGGTTCAAACCGAAGGACTGTTGGAGTATATTCTGGTCCAGCACAGATGGATCATCTGTCTGCTGGCCTTGCTGCCTATGTCAGGCATTTGGAAGTTCTGGTCCATTGTCAGGAATTATGTGGTCTTCAAGATAAGGAGCGCGCCGAAGATGCACCACAGGAAAGTCAAGGATGTTCAGAATCAG GTTAAGCAATGGTTGGCGAGCGACCACGGCACCCACATGTGCACCGCCCGCCCTTCCTGGGAAACCATGTCATTCCGGCACGGCTTGTACAAGAAAACTTACACCAACATCAACGTCAACCTCGTCGATATCCTAGAGGTTGACGCTAAGAAAATG ACCGTCCGCTGCGAGCCCTTAGTGACGATGGGCCAGCTATCACGTACCCTTCAGCCCCTAGGCTTAGCCCTAGCCGTGGTCCCAGAACTAGACCAGCTGACAGTCGGAGGTATGGTCATGGGTACAGGAGTGGAGACTTCCTCTCACATCTTCGGGTTGTTCCAGCATATTTGTCTACAGTATGAGCTGGTTCTTCCTGATGGATCCGTTGTGACTTGCAGTAAG GAAGATAAACCGGATCTATTCTACGCTGTCCCGTGGTCTCACGGTACACTGGGATTCCTAACGTCAGTTGTGCTTCAAGTGGTACCAGCAAAAAA ATACGTAAGAGTACAATACGAATCGTATACAAACACTACGGAACTGGCAGCCCGCTTCAGCCAGGAATGTAACGCTCCCAACCCTCACCAGTTCGTGGAAGGCATCATGTTCACTAAAGACACTGGTGTGGTGATGACTGGCGACATGGTGGATGAAATAGGCCCTGACGGTATT TACAATCCAATAGGCAGGTGGTACTCGGAGTGGTTCTTCAAGCAAGTTGAGAGGCACCTTCAGAATCACATCCTAGGCTTCAAGCGACCTGTGGTGGAATACATTCCTCTACGGGACTATTACCACAGACACACCAAGAGCTTGTTCTGGGAAATAcag GATATTGTTCCTTTCGGCAACAACATCATCTTCCGTTTCCTGCTCGGTTGGTTGATGCCACCTGAAGTGTCCCTGTTGAAACTGACCCAATTCGAAGCTATCACCAAGCTGTACGAGAAGGCCCACGTGTTCCAGGACATGCTGCTCCCGATCGATCACATGGAGACAGCGATAAACAAGtttcatgaaatatttgaG GTGTACCCGATATGGCTATGTCCATTCAGACTGCGCAACGAGCCGGGTCTGCTGCGAGTTAAAAACGGGGCCCGATCTCAGATGTACGTCGACGTCTCGTTGTATGGCGTGCCTAAAGCCAAGGGTTATGAGACT GTACCATCCCACCGCCGCGCCGAAGAGTTCGTAGCTGGCCACAACGGGTTCCAGATGCTCCACGCAGACATCTTCACCACTCGAGAGGAGTTCCGCCGCATGTTCGACCACACCCTTTATGACAAGGTGCGAGAGACGCTGCCCTACTGCAAGGAAGCCTTCCCCGATGTATACGGGAAAGTCAACAGGAGTGTTAGGAAGTGA
- the LOC106137141 gene encoding uncharacterized protein LOC106137141 isoform X3 yields MKIGFIGGGRLAFALANGFISAGLAKAEEITASCHPSDTVSAEAFKKLGATAIFENKPVVERSEVVIISVKPDVVRAALEDVKDLPDSKKKLFISVAMGVSTATIEKALPSEARVIRVMPNTPALVKQGAAALSRGSRASAEDAKIAGALFRAVGTCDEVPEYQMDAVTALSGSGPAYIYMLIEALAEGGVRCGLPRDLALRLASQTTLGAATMVREGHPAVLKDNVTSPAGSTAEGTYHLEKNGFRAALIGAVSAAADRCKVVNQQLNN; encoded by the exons ATGAAGATAGGCTTTATCGGAGGAGGCAGGCTGGCGTTTGCCCTGGCCAACGGGTTTATTTCAGCTG gtttGGCCAAGGCCGAAGAAATTACGGCGAGTTGTCACCCCAGCGATACAGTCAGTGCTGAAGCATTTAAG AAACTCGGAGCGACGGCCATCTTTGAAAACAAACCCGTAGTGGAGCGTTCGGAAGTGGTGATCATATCGGTGAAGCCCGACGTGGTGAGGGCCGCTCTGGAGGATGTCAAGGACCTCCCGGACTCTAAGAAGAAGCTGTTCATATCGGTCGCCATGGGAGTCTCCACGGCTACCATTGAAAag GCCTTGCCATCAGAGGCTCGCGTGATCAGAGTAATGCCCAACACCCCAGCGCTGGTCAAACAAGGTGCCGCAGCCCTGAGTCGAGGTTCCAGGGCTTCGGCCGAAGACGCCAAGATAGCAGGCGCGTTGTTCCGAGCCGTTGGCACTTGTGACGAGGTGCCAGAGTATCAGATGGACGCGGTTACCGCTCTGAGTGGCAGTGGACCCGCTTAT ATATACATGCTGATAGAAGCCCTAGCGGAGGGCGGGGTCCGCTGCGGGCTCCCCCGGGATCTCGCCCTTCGCTTGGCCTCGCAGACCACGCTGGGCGCCGCCACCATGGTCAGGGAAGGCCACCCCGCAGTCCTCAAGGACAACGTCACAAGCCCGGCCGGCTCCACAGCGGAGGGCACTTACCATTTAGAGAAAAATG gatTTAGAGCCGCTCTTATCGGTGCAGTGTCCGCCGCTGCCGACCGATGCAAAGTAGTCAATCAACagttaaataattag